The DNA window AGAGGAGCAAAGAGAGCAGGAGGAGCAGCTCAGAAGGAGAGAGCAGGAGCTGGCCGAGCGGGAGATCGATATTGTCGAGCGAGAGCTGAACATCATCATCCACCAGATGTACCAGGAGAAGCCCAGTGTGAAGAAGAGGAAGGGTCACTTTAAGAAGAACAGGTTGCTCAAGCTGTGCAGAGATGGCAACAGCATCAGTCTGCCCTCTGGTGGGTTCAATGTgcaattaccactttttttgtaCCGCATAATGAAATGTGCATCATTTGCGCATATTTTCTTGTGCAAAAGGCTTTGAACATAAGATCACGGTGCAGGCGTCCCCCAGTGTGGACAAGAGGAAGACACAAGGGAGTGAGAGCACCACGCCGCCCGCCAGCCCGGGCGTCATACCTCGACTGAGAGCCATACGACGTGAGAGCAACAGcgcaaatttttcatttttcacttgctTTAAGGTGTCTTCTGTGTGATAGTGACCCCCAGTGACGGCAGCAAAACGTGGGGCCGCAGTGCTGTATGCAAGAAGGAAGACATGTCAGCTGGCAAGAAGAAGGGACGCACGTGGGGGCCCAGCTCCACCCACCAGAGGGAGCGGGTCGGCGGGGAGGAAAAGTAGGTAGCAAAAAGTAGCAAAAAGTAGGTGAAAGGAAATGAAAGAAATTGTTATATATCGTTATGTtattggggctgcatggtggtctagtggtgagcacgtagacctcacagcgaggagaccagggttcaattccacccttggccatctctgtgtggagtttgcatgttctcccagtgcatgcgtgggttttctccgggtactccggtttcctcccacattccaaacattggcgactccaaattgtccataggtatgaatgtgagtgtgaatggttgtttgtctatatgtgccctgtgattggctggcaaccagtccagggtgtaccccgcctctcgcccaaagacagctgagaatgaatgttatgttattgacaagcttcttttttgtgaatattttcaGACTGAAGTCGCTAAGTGAGGGCAGCAAAGTATGGTCATCCAGCGCACCCAATCTTGGAAAGTCGCCCAAACATGCCCCTATGACAGTGGGCTTCTCCAGCCTCAGTGAAATGGGTCAGTCCCGCACGGTATTTCCATTCAAGTACTGTATTTATTCCCTTTATTCCCTTCTTATATCTCAGAGGAATGCTGCGAGTTCGAGGAGTCACCAGGTTCCTTACAACCCTCCGAGACCAGCAGTAACGGGGCTGCTGAGGATTCAGGGTCCCTGTGGAGCACCCTGGGGTCTGGCGTGGCTTCTGCCACTGTGGGGTCATCAAGTGCGAGCTCCACTCAGGGTTCTGGGGGTGTTGGGGCTACAACGAACCACCAAGACTCGCTGAGACGCTGCAGCCAGAGGAAGAAGAGTGACATGTTGTTGTTGGGTTGTGCTTCGCTGCTGGCCTCGGTGGGTCTGGGACAAGACCTGCTGCAGCTGGGAAGACTGCAGGTAAAAACTATACAATGTGCGGAACTATTAGGTAATGCCGATTTGGTAATggtatggtttaatttcatttgaacaagcatcagattacaattgaatgcatcacatcagttcacagttccacatgtccaaaaggagtaggaagaagcaaagcttattaaatcctacccctccatctgctacttttacaatcagtaactgttacatttgttcacttcctgctttcctaatatagttaaatttttttcattcttttctttttatccCTCCAGTGAAGTCGTAACAGTATGTACAGTGTCTATCAGTGTGGGtttgttcttttgtttatttctcgGTGTGCAATTTTCCACctacaaaaagaaacaaatgcttttttttttttaagtggtaaaTATTTCTTCCTCTGTGTGGGTTTGCCTATTTGcttatttttggtttgtttgtgtgttagcTATTGGCTATAATTTTGAGATATTTTTACTTGTATCATTAATAAATTTGatgtaaataatgtttttttttccactttgtgtgtgttttttttaatattacaatttatcattcattcattcattttctaccgcttatcctcacgagagtcgtgggggtgctggagcctatcccagctgtcttcaggcgagaggcggggtacatcctggactggcggccagccaatcacagggcacatatagacaaacaaccattcacactcacattcatatctatggacaatttggagtcgccaattaacctagcatgtttttggaatgtgggaggaaaccggagaaaacgcacgcatgcacaaggaatgcgtgggttttctccgggtactcctgtttcctcccacattccaaaaacatgctaggttaattggcgactcgaaattgtatgaatgtgagtgtgaatggttgtttgtctatatgtgccctgtgattggctggccaccagtccagggtgtaccccacctcttgcccgaagacagctgggataggctccagcacccctcgcaacccctgtgaggctaagcggtagaaaatgaatgaatgaatgatcaaataaaaacatttccaataaaGGTTTGATGCTATAATCCTCCAACTGTTATTGCAGGTGCTCCAAGATGAGCAGGACCTCAGAGAGGAgcagaggaagaagaaagaaagtcTTTTCCAGCGAACAGGACGTTTTCGTCGCAGCACCTCTCCCCCCAGCAGAAACCTCTCCCTGTCCCTTTCCCGATATCACGACTCAGCACTCTCCTGCTTGGACCCTTCGCCCTCGGTGACGCTCCTCTCCTTGTCCTCGCTCTCGGACTGCAACTCCACCAAGTCTCTCCTCCCCTCCGACCCGGATGACTACGCCCTGACCCCCGCCAGGATGCAGGTGGTGCCAGCGGCCCCCTCCCTCAACCCGCTGTTGGACTTACGGACAGAGAGTTTCAAGAAGGAGCCCAACCAGTCGCTCACGCCCACCCACGTCTCTGCGGCCATGGCGATGAACAGGGGGCACAGGCGCACACCGTCTGACGGTGCCATACGACCCAGAGCGCAAACGCTGGTACACCACAGGACGCCATCTGACGGCAGCATGCCCATGCCGCCCCCACCTGGGGTACCCAGTATTAGGAATAATAAAGGTAGGACACATTCTTTAACATGATTTAGCAAAAcgattttaaataaattagttaccatGGTTAACATGCTCGTTCTgatgttattaatattttttatttcctttttcatCTTCTCCAGGTGTGCTGGACACCCTCGACATCCCTCGCCTCCCAGACCCTTTTGCCATCTACTCGGCCCCCCACCGCAGAAAGGCCCCAGCACCTCCCACCCACGACCCGACTCCTCTCTGCCTCATCAGCCCCCTTGAGAGACCCAAGACCCTCGAGTTTGCCGCCCGTCCCCGGCCCACACCAGCCCGGATGAGAGCAGACCCGTGGAAGCTGGGCACCCTGTCCAGGACCTTGAGCTCATCGCCGGGAAGCAGCTGCGAAAGCCCCCTCGGATCGGCGGACAGTGGCGTCCCTGCGACGCGGCCCAATCTGATGGACATGGACGTGGAGGGACAGAATTTGGACCATACGGTTCCTCTGTGTGGGAAGCTGCCACCCGCCACACTCTGTGGACAACAGTACACATAGTGAGGAGACTACAAAGACgcttttttacagtttttttttgtgatggaaGCCATCTTGTCTTGTGTGCTGTTCTACTGAGCATCCTATATAAGAAGGTATGGCACCTTAAAAAACGAGCCCTAACTAACATGCACACCAGTGAGGGTCAGGATGCCTCTTAAAAGCCTTGCTCACTGGCCTACATCCTTCTCATCTGATCTCCTGCAAAAAGCCATTGAAGAAACTACTTGTTGAATTTCAATATGTCTGCCTTCTTTTCCCGTTCCATCATTCTTAACACATGTACATTCACTATGTCACCACAGCACtctttggggggcggggggctccAAAGAACATCACAAATATCTCCCACTAATCCTCCTCAAAAAACAACGCTCTCTGGCAGCAACCAAAGGACTTGGGCTGGCTTTTTCCACTCTGATGTTTTGCATTGGTTTGACAAAGTACTTCCTCTCAGGGTGAATGTTGATCACACAACATTGATTTACCCATTCAGTCATTTacttttaacccttagatgcacgagtgactggacccaaattttggttaggaataatcacttgtttgatatttagtattatatttagaaccacacaagaatgatttaatgttagaaacatcttaatttttcacttttttacatctttgaaaaagaaaatgatcccgtacaacaatagaaaatgtgagaattagggattgaccgatatgtttttttgggggccgatgccgataccgattttgcttgggccgatagttgtggccgatactgcttttgctccctcaatttacatgaaaaaatgacaatgataacaaatatcacaggtctcaagtttaaacaaatatttattgaaatgtaaacactgaacacagtaggattcagctttctcaaacacacatttaaacggcattatcaacttattatcaaggaataaatattcaaccttgtgcaaaacatttctgttgtagtttaagtttatctagcatcgatgtgatgactgaaacaaaagagtaatgcccaacaatacatatacatcatgttagccagctagtgtcagctagttataaagtaggctaatttgttgataatactaacagtcatgaaagacacatacacaatattatatgaagataatacttgttatattagcactttatgtgtaaaataatcttcctgagggatgacacttctgatatagtctgtgtggtctccagttaatttattcctgacagccaaatttgacaagaattaaaggttcctattggattccatagaaaaaatgcatgcaggtcatttttggcccacttatggaaggttggggcagtaacacaaaaacaaaaaattataaaaggtaagctaaaaatgtgaatggcatgatatcaaaaacatttttttgaggaatacctggaatattaaatgataaaaatttttcattatgaagatatttctagaaaacaacctgaccacgtcacttttgacccacttatgcatctaagggttaaacacacaaattattttacaaaggaatattagggccacactgaatgacaacaaaacaagaataagGTCACAGGATTTCCTGAACTATtacgaaaatacaacatttttgtgGCCCTGAtacatatttttgcctaaaaAGCTCCATCGAGGGTTCTATTTGTTCATCACATGGTGCATCCGAGTGTGTTGCGACACTGTCATGTCTCTGTCCTTCtacaatatgtaatatttctTGCCGGGTGGGGGTCGAACATTCCTCCTTGGCTCCCTGGATGCATGTTTCAATATTCGGAGACAACCTTACGTCACGTCTACAACTTCACGCTCACGTTCACACAGGACCACTGAACTCAACACGCACCCTTCAGGACCAGGTGGCACTTTATAGGAGCCTTGCTTGTGGGCGACTTGCAGCTGACAAATCATCGTGGATCTGACCAGTTGTTTGTAGCAATGGACTGGGCTGACCGTGCTAGTTAGAttcctgtgtttgtgtgtgtgagtgtatttGTTATATGTATGGAATGAAGTTGGAAGAGTTGTCCTGTGATCATGTACAATGAGTATTTATTATGAGATCTATTGTTATTGGAAATAATTATTGCTACCATGCTTTTTTTCCAGGGATATCTGTATATAtttgttaatataatattaagggCAGGGAGGAAATATGACGTATTGAATCATCCCTGCCGTTTTTTGGGGCGGTGGTTAAATGAAGAATAAAGTGTGTCATGTGATGAATGGTTGACATGAgagatgaataataaaaaaaaagaaagatgctTCAGTGTTAGTATGGAATCTTTTTTTTACTGGACATCTCTGTCCCCCCCGCCGCCcctttgtgggttttctccgggtacaccaGTTTCGTCCCGCACTCCAAAGACATAGATACTGATGTGCGTtttaatgattgtttgtctatatgtgccctgtgattggctggcgaccagtcaagggtgtctCTCGCacaaatcagctgggataggctccagcataccccgccaccctagtgagaattaagcggcattgaaaacagttgagatatatatagatatatatatatatgactttttatgatAATGTTTTGTATTCAGGTATCACATTCAGTCATATTCAATTAATAGATGAGCTACTTTCCCATTTTTACCTTATTAAATAGCTaataaagtcattcatttaAACAGAAGCAATAATTTAAAGCTAGCTGTTTGTTTTTCTGAGATAAGATAACAAGCTAGCATGTGATAGCATAAATTAACATAGCCAATACAATAACATCATGAAACCTTACCTTCCACTATTCCCCCACATattatcagcatttgggaccaaatatgagaaaaatacagtacagcggTCGATTGTTTATCAGGGGGATAGGttccaaaatatcaaacaaGTGAAAAATGCAAAGTAGTCAACTGTGTGTGACTTATTCTATATGTTTCAAGAATTTAAAAACATCTGTCCTCACATTTCTGTCTGTTTTTTAAACACTCAAAAAAGTTCAAACATTCCTTTGAATTTTAACGGTCAAACTACAGGTTGGAGACAAGAATTTTTTTATGTGACTCACCCGTAATCATCCCTTTTCGTCCTGGCGCCGTTCCTTTGTACTCTAGCGTTTTTGTATACTTGTTACAACATGTAACTGCAGTCCTTCCAACCAAAGATGCATTCACAGTATTCCAAAATGGCGCCGTATAGCCGCTTAACTTCTCCATTCGTTCAGTATGTCCAGAAGTCCAAAATTTTGTGTCATGGTTAGTATTCTTCTTTGTCTTTTGGTCGCAGGCCGTTTCGTCGACATTGTGGGTTTTATCATGAAGAAAACTACAAACATACAGAAACTTCAAGCTAGCAAGAGACTGCAAGCTAGCAAGCCGTCAGAAGCGGTCGTCGGCATGGCCGCACGAagaagattgattgacaatggcctgcagccaatcaggacgcagaagaCAAAGGTGTGGAAACGATTGACGAGAGAGAGACAcaacttcccacaatgcaatttcTCTTAAAGAACCATACTCAATCAGTAACAGGAAGTGATAAAAAATAGAAGCACTAAAAAGAAAGAGCAAATCCGCGAAAGGTGAACCGCGACAGAGCGAGGAAACACTATAAAGCCATCTACCTGTGCAGCGTGGGAGAAAGTTAGATGGTACGTTCAAGGaccatcaaacaaagtgggacggCTTGCagctcaaaaaacaaacaacacgaTTTCTAACTGTGCatgatttatttaataaaatagtaGCCTAAAATGATATCTATTTacgtaatattttatttactacttttcttgattatttattttaaacattttgaggttttttttcattgcgCCTGGCGGCTGGGGACACTTGCTCTATTATGACTAGAAGGTTGCTTGCAGTACCAAATACAAACCACTAGATGTCATCCACGTGCagtatgatgtcatgtttttcTGCAGCCACATGTGTCTGACGTTGCAATAACCACAAAGAGCAATGACTTCatgcagaaaaataatttattcaacacaaaaaaaagcaggacGGATGGAATTATTCCAAATATATGACAACTCCCTCCCTCCTTTTGTTGACAAAGCTGACCTGGAAAAGCAAACAGACACACGTCCGCCAATCAAACGTCCTGCTAGACGCCAGCCAGTTGCCTAGCAACCCATCCTCAC is part of the Doryrhamphus excisus isolate RoL2022-K1 chromosome 8, RoL_Dexc_1.0, whole genome shotgun sequence genome and encodes:
- the map3k10 gene encoding mitogen-activated protein kinase kinase kinase 10, whose amino-acid sequence is MNPFGRVSTSATPLPCTSCGGCCSPPPPCLIPSTASSMSPPPSLCAAPVMQVENGSSWNSSGSPDTHPGHLCGVPNPYWTAVFDYEATADEELTLHRGDLLEVLSKDSKVSGDEGWWTGKIQDKVGIFPSNYVTKGDAPNYQQLTVDGLVAGGVGVGECPLEIDFSELLLEEVIGAGGFGKVYKGMWQEEEVAVKAARQDPDEDISVTAESVRQEARLFWMLRHPNIIALRGVCLREPNLCLVMEYARGGALNRALAGKKVSPRVLVNWAVQIATGMDYLHNQAFVPIIHRDLKSSNILILEPVERDELSRKTLKITDFGLAREWHQTTKMSAAGTYAWMAPEVIKLSLFSKSSDVWSFGVLLWELLTGEVPYREIDALAVAYGVAMNKLTLPVPSTCPEPFAQLLAECWSPNPHSRPSFTSIHRRLLAIEQSAMFQMPLESFHSLQEDWRLEIQQMFDELRAKEKELRSWEEALARAAEEQREQEEQLRRREQELAEREIDIVERELNIIIHQMYQEKPSVKKRKGHFKKNRLLKLCRDGNSISLPSGFEHKITVQASPSVDKRKTQGSESTTPPASPGVIPRLRAIRLTPSDGSKTWGRSAVCKKEDMSAGKKKGRTWGPSSTHQRERVGGEEKLKSLSEGSKVWSSSAPNLGKSPKHAPMTVGFSSLSEMEECCEFEESPGSLQPSETSSNGAAEDSGSLWSTLGSGVASATVGSSSASSTQGSGGVGATTNHQDSLRRCSQRKKSDMLLLGCASLLASVGLGQDLLQLGRLQVLQDEQDLREEQRKKKESLFQRTGRFRRSTSPPSRNLSLSLSRYHDSALSCLDPSPSVTLLSLSSLSDCNSTKSLLPSDPDDYALTPARMQVVPAAPSLNPLLDLRTESFKKEPNQSLTPTHVSAAMAMNRGHRRTPSDGAIRPRAQTLVHHRTPSDGSMPMPPPPGVPSIRNNKGVLDTLDIPRLPDPFAIYSAPHRRKAPAPPTHDPTPLCLISPLERPKTLEFAARPRPTPARMRADPWKLGTLSRTLSSSPGSSCESPLGSADSGVPATRPNLMDMDVEGQNLDHTVPLCGKLPPATLCGQQYT